Within the Nicotiana tabacum cultivar K326 chromosome 11, ASM71507v2, whole genome shotgun sequence genome, the region CTAGAGAATTTAAATTGTATATAAAGAAAAGCGCAAGTCATCAGATTAACTAAAAGGAcaacccggtgcactaagctcctgctatgcgcGAGGTCccgggaagggccggaccacaagtaagggtgggcatcggtcggttcggttcggttatgaatattatcggtttagcatatcggttatcggtttacaaatttgataaaccgataagatatcggttatcgggtatcggttatcgatcattatcggtttacccgataagataactcaatctagagttaagcaaaaaagaaaagacaattcactggagttaagcaaaaaagagaagaattcacatATAGTATACTAAAGACTTACGCTAGGAGTAACTAGTAAGGTGTatgaagaatgaagatgaagcaactgAAGAGTGGGGTTgagaaagaataggagagaatgaACTGAAGCCCTAGCATTTGTATATACTTAAGGATAAAGTCGTAattttattaattcttattgggttatcggttaaccaattaacaaaattggcaaaccgaggcccgaaccgataacccaatagtaaaaaaattctaaaccgttaccgaaccgttaacccaataacccgATACCGATAATCCAATAAACAATTAACGAttcgggttatcggttttacccgatatatgcccagccctaaccacaagggtctattgcaCGCagtcttaccttgcatttctgcaagaggctgtttccaaggCTCTAACTCGTGACCTCctagtcacatgacaacaactttacaagttacgccaaggctccccttcaagtCGTCAGATTAACTGAGTGAAAGAATGCTAATATTATCTTTAATTAAATCTGCTGTCCTAAGAAAGCTTTCAAGCTGCTATCACTGCCAACCCAACTGAAGCCTGTGCCTTTTGATATTCCTCTAATCTTCATAATCTCCCTAAGTTCACTTACACCATCCCATCTCCCAGCATCTGCCAGAGCATTAGATAGCGCAACATATGCCCCTGGACGACTACCGCTACTCAGCTTGAAAAGTTCATTGGCAGCTAAATTAGCCAATTCCACATCTCCATGCAGTCTACAAGAACTGAGTAAAGCTGCCCAAACATCAGAATCTGGCCTTTCAGTCATATTAATTACAAACTCTAATGCTTGATTTAAACTCCCTGAGCGGCCCAAGATATCAACCATGCAAGCATAATGCTCCATCCTCGGCTTCATCGAGTAATCTCTCTCCATGCTTTCAAAAATCTCTCTTCCTTTAGCAATTAGCCCAGAATGCGCACAAGCAGAGAGAGCACTTAGAAATGTAACATAGTTTGGAACAATGAGATGATCTATTTGCATTACACTAAATAGTTCAAGTGCTTCATTAGGATACCCATTTTTCCCATATCCATCAATCATGGAAGTCCACGAGAAGACATTCTTCTCAGGCATGTAGTTAAAGACTCTTCTTGCATCCTCAACCAACCCACACTTCGAATACATGTCAATTAAAGCACTTCCAATTTTTACATGCTCAATTAACTCAGTCTTCATGAGCTGCCCTTGAACTTGTTGACCATTTTCAAATGCTGCAAGAGCAGAACAAGCCCCAATAATGCTTGCAAAAGTAGAAATATTCGGCCTAAAACCCAAACGTTGCATGTCAATGTAAACCTCAATCGCCTTCTTAGCATTTTCAACTTGTTTGCTATAACCTTCAATCATTGCATTGAACACCACAACATCTTTCTCTGTCGTTCTACTAAACACATCTTCAGCATCCTCAATATAACACTGATTCATGTACCCTGTTATCAACGACGTCGAGCAAACTACATCCCTTTCCAACATCAAATCAAACACTCTCCTTGCATAGTCCACCCTCCCGCTCTTCACATACGAGTCAACTAATGCCGTATAAAGCACATCATCATCCTCAACGATGCATTTAAATATCCGGGCATGAACCTGTTTTCCAATACAAGGAGAATATAACTCAGCATAGCTACTAGTGGAGCCCTTCAAGATCATTGATAATGTATACGCATCTGGAGTTTCACCAGAAAGACACAGCTTTCTAACCATATCAAAAGATTCTAAGACAAACCCATGTTTTACATAACCTGAAATCATGTAATTATAAGCAGAGAGAGTCGGTTGACGCATTTCGTCGAACATTTGGCGCGCATAGAAAAGGCAAG harbors:
- the LOC107768597 gene encoding pentatricopeptide repeat-containing protein At1g28690, mitochondrial-like produces the protein MINAKIPKFKSLVPLKETEINHLLWPPKFSSLPSVLQHYINSDTPIHGQKIHSYILKTGYKPNTNICIKLIILHLKSSCLFYARQMFDEMRQPTLSAYNYMISGYVKHGFVLESFDMVRKLCLSGETPDAYTLSMILKGSTSSYAELYSPCIGKQVHARIFKCIVEDDDVLYTALVDSYVKSGRVDYARRVFDLMLERDVVCSTSLITGYMNQCYIEDAEDVFSRTTEKDVVVFNAMIEGYSKQVENAKKAIEVYIDMQRLGFRPNISTFASIIGACSALAAFENGQQVQGQLMKTELIEHVKIGSALIDMYSKCGLVEDARRVFNYMPEKNVFSWTSMIDGYGKNGYPNEALELFSVMQIDHLIVPNYVTFLSALSACAHSGLIAKGREIFESMERDYSMKPRMEHYACMVDILGRSGSLNQALEFVINMTERPDSDVWAALLSSCRLHGDVELANLAANELFKLSSGSRPGAYVALSNALADAGRWDGVSELREIMKIRGISKGTGFSWVGSDSSLKAFLGQQI